From a single Candidatus Izimaplasma bacterium HR1 genomic region:
- the trpB_2 gene encoding Tryptophan synthase beta chain, with protein sequence MNYEFGKFGGQFVPPPVIEALNEVERAFNEAIEDPIFDVEYRYYLKNFVGRPSPIYYCENLTKKYGGAKIYLKREDLNHTGAHKINNTIGQILLAKRMGKTKVIAETGAGQHGVATATAAAMFGMECEIFQGAIDMERQKLNVFRMEMLGAKVTGVEQGTKTLADAVDYAIGKWVERIEDTFYLLGSAVGPHPYPTMVKYFQKVIGEEAREQILKEEGILPDTIIACVGGGSNAIGLFTEFINDKGVKIVGVEAAGKGLDTKEHAATMTLGKEGVIHGMNTKVVLDDDGNISPVYSISAGLDYPGVGPEHAFLESIDRVQYTSATDKEAVAAFLELSREEGIIPAIESSHALAYAVKLAPTLAKNKIILVNLSGRGDKDVEAIEEYLDM encoded by the coding sequence ATGAATTATGAATTTGGAAAATTTGGTGGACAATTTGTACCTCCACCAGTTATAGAAGCGTTAAACGAGGTAGAAAGAGCTTTTAATGAAGCCATTGAAGACCCAATATTTGACGTCGAATATAGATATTATTTAAAGAACTTCGTTGGAAGACCAAGTCCGATTTATTATTGTGAAAACTTAACAAAGAAATACGGTGGTGCTAAGATTTACTTAAAAAGAGAAGACTTAAATCATACAGGAGCACACAAAATCAATAACACAATAGGACAAATTCTATTAGCAAAGAGAATGGGTAAGACTAAAGTAATTGCAGAAACTGGTGCAGGACAACATGGTGTAGCTACAGCTACAGCTGCAGCTATGTTTGGTATGGAGTGTGAAATCTTCCAAGGTGCAATTGATATGGAGAGACAAAAACTAAATGTATTTAGAATGGAAATGCTAGGTGCTAAAGTAACAGGAGTAGAACAAGGTACTAAGACATTAGCTGATGCTGTTGATTATGCAATTGGTAAATGGGTTGAAAGAATCGAAGATACTTTTTACCTATTAGGTAGTGCAGTAGGGCCACACCCATACCCAACTATGGTGAAATACTTTCAAAAAGTTATTGGTGAAGAAGCAAGAGAACAAATACTTAAAGAAGAAGGAATTCTACCAGATACAATCATTGCCTGTGTTGGTGGGGGAAGTAATGCAATTGGTTTATTTACTGAGTTTATTAACGATAAAGGTGTTAAAATCGTTGGTGTAGAGGCTGCGGGGAAAGGTTTGGATACAAAAGAACACGCTGCTACCATGACTCTCGGTAAAGAAGGAGTTATTCATGGAATGAATACAAAAGTAGTTCTTGATGATGATGGAAACATTAGTCCAGTATATTCAATATCTGCAGGGTTAGACTATCCAGGAGTAGGACCGGAACACGCTTTCCTGGAATCAATAGATCGAGTACAGTATACGAGTGCTACAGATAAAGAGGCAGTAGCAGCATTTTTAGAACTATCTAGAGAAGAAGGAATCATTCCAGCAATAGAATCAAGTCATGCATTAGCATATGCTGTTAAACTTGCGCCTACATTAGCAAAAAATAAGATTATCTTAGTAAACCTTTCAGGTCGAGGAGATAAAGATGTCGAAGCAATTGAAGAATACTTAGATATGTAA
- a CDS encoding Formate dehydrogenase — translation MKVFAEHEKIQEFLKQNPIDSIDIVEDIKKANYIITGKYNNTKFNPNLKGIVIPYTGHNGIDLEALRDKELMLFITSTRSKYVAEKALTLALSLLGNTVTYHNLLKEGNWGSRNTDERLPWVSIQNLSVGLFGYGRIGKISHQLMKSLGCDFYTIDRHKDYPSDINLVKNLTNLIQVSDIVIISVPLNSTTEEVFDKEKFSRMKHKFLVNVGRGKICNEKDLYEALLNGNLKGYASDVWFNYPKGKETQLPSEYPIHELDNVVLSNHSGGFTENTNYEVNKDLLKILRKIRDENFEDKLNLKNVI, via the coding sequence ATGAAAGTATTTGCTGAACACGAAAAGATTCAAGAATTCCTAAAGCAAAACCCTATCGATAGTATTGATATCGTCGAAGATATAAAGAAAGCTAATTACATAATAACTGGGAAATACAACAACACTAAGTTTAATCCCAATCTTAAAGGGATTGTTATTCCTTATACAGGACATAATGGAATTGATTTAGAGGCCTTAAGAGATAAAGAATTAATGCTATTTATTACTTCTACAAGATCAAAGTATGTAGCTGAAAAGGCTTTAACACTTGCATTATCACTTCTAGGTAACACAGTTACTTATCATAACTTACTAAAAGAAGGAAATTGGGGTTCTCGTAATACAGATGAACGATTACCATGGGTAAGTATTCAAAATTTAAGTGTTGGATTATTTGGATATGGTAGAATAGGTAAAATTTCGCATCAGCTAATGAAGAGTCTTGGTTGTGACTTCTATACTATAGATCGACACAAAGACTATCCGAGTGATATAAACCTGGTTAAAAATCTAACAAACCTCATTCAAGTATCTGATATTGTAATTATATCAGTACCACTTAACTCAACCACTGAGGAAGTCTTCGATAAAGAAAAATTTTCAAGAATGAAACATAAGTTTCTTGTAAATGTTGGTAGAGGTAAGATATGTAATGAGAAAGACCTTTATGAAGCATTGTTAAATGGAAACTTAAAAGGCTATGCATCAGATGTTTGGTTTAACTATCCAAAAGGTAAAGAAACACAATTGCCTTCAGAGTATCCAATTCATGAATTGGATAACGTAGTTTTATCAAATCATTCTGGAGGATTTACTGAAAATACAAACTACGAAGTAAACAAAGATCTACTAAAAATACTAAGAAAAATACGTGATGAAAACTTTGAAGACAAGCTAAATCTTAAGAATGTAATTTAA
- a CDS encoding serine/threonine protein kinase, whose product MEIAIQNALTEGIIRESARLYDTPFDTIKKIGGFENFVYEYEKKGENYILRFVHSSHRSKEQVFAELEFIDFLDKNNARVSTVIHSENDNLLEVIKINQDDYFIISVFVKAPGEKIKLIDLTNEFYEMFGEEVGKLHKLTKKYKPIHKRIDWDEELLLEKSRKLLGKNDRILVEKYEKLVKKVQKLPKNIDNFGLIHTDLHFGNMHLYGGELMFFDWDDAAYKHFISDIAIVIFYRFMNSKLSGDALDKEIALMLAPFFKGYLKQNSIDISFLSNLNDFLMLRTIVLYVVIHMAGEELVDSPWGKQYIEKYRERIINETPYLTLEKVTEFL is encoded by the coding sequence ATGGAGATAGCCATTCAAAATGCACTAACAGAGGGCATTATAAGAGAATCAGCAAGATTATACGATACACCTTTTGACACCATTAAGAAGATAGGTGGCTTTGAAAATTTCGTATATGAGTATGAGAAAAAAGGTGAAAACTACATTCTTAGGTTTGTTCATAGTTCTCATCGCTCAAAAGAACAAGTATTTGCGGAATTAGAGTTTATTGATTTCTTAGATAAAAACAATGCACGTGTTTCCACTGTTATCCATTCAGAAAATGATAACTTGCTAGAAGTAATTAAAATCAATCAAGACGATTATTTCATAATCTCTGTATTTGTCAAAGCTCCAGGAGAAAAAATAAAGTTAATAGACCTGACAAATGAGTTTTATGAAATGTTTGGAGAAGAAGTAGGAAAATTACATAAATTGACAAAAAAGTATAAACCAATCCATAAAAGAATAGATTGGGATGAAGAATTACTACTTGAAAAATCAAGAAAATTATTAGGTAAAAATGATCGAATATTGGTCGAAAAATACGAGAAATTAGTTAAAAAAGTTCAGAAGTTACCTAAAAATATCGATAATTTTGGCCTAATTCACACGGATCTTCATTTTGGGAATATGCACTTATATGGCGGAGAACTAATGTTTTTTGATTGGGATGATGCGGCATATAAGCATTTCATAAGCGATATAGCTATAGTGATATTCTATCGTTTTATGAATTCAAAGCTATCAGGTGATGCACTAGATAAAGAAATAGCGCTAATGTTAGCCCCTTTCTTTAAAGGATACCTTAAGCAAAATTCAATAGATATTTCGTTTTTATCAAATTTGAACGATTTCCTAATGCTACGTACAATCGTATTGTATGTTGTAATTCATATGGCAGGAGAGGAATTAGTAGATTCACCTTGGGGGAAACAATATATTGAGAAATACAGAGAAAGAATCATAAATGAAACACCGTATTTAACTCTAGAAAAAGTGACTGAATTTCTATAA